Proteins encoded together in one Stutzerimonas stutzeri window:
- the yidD gene encoding membrane protein insertion efficiency factor YidD: protein MRKLAIASIRVYQYAISPMMASHCRFYPSCSCYALEAIETHGLLRGGWLSLRRLGRCHPWNPGGYDPVPTHNTSNSSPMAE, encoded by the coding sequence ATGCGTAAATTGGCCATCGCTTCGATCCGGGTCTACCAGTACGCCATCAGTCCCATGATGGCCAGTCACTGCCGTTTCTATCCAAGCTGCTCCTGCTACGCGCTCGAGGCCATCGAAACCCATGGTCTGCTGCGTGGCGGTTGGCTGAGTCTGCGCAGACTGGGGCGCTGCCACCCGTGGAACCCCGGTGGCTACGACCCCGTGCCTACACACAACACTTCCAATTCATCTCCGATGGCCGAGTAA